Proteins co-encoded in one Medicago truncatula cultivar Jemalong A17 chromosome 8, MtrunA17r5.0-ANR, whole genome shotgun sequence genomic window:
- the LOC120577765 gene encoding uncharacterized protein: MLASMTPELQKQHEGMTAFDMIEHLKTLYEEQARHERFDVSKALFSTKLSEGGPVGPHVLKMIGYSENLARLGFVLEQELVVDLVLQSLPESFNGFVQNFLMNDMDKTLPQLAAMLRTAEKNMKGKGKAAAILMVNNGKFKKHHKKPNKSKGNGKGKAVAKPSTKALKPT, encoded by the coding sequence ATGCTGGCTTCAATGACTCCCGAGCTGCAAAAACAGCATGAAGGGATGACAGCGTTCGATATGATCGAACATCTTAAGACTCTTTATGAAGAGCAAGCCAGGCATGAGAGGTTTGATGTCTCTAAAGCCCTGTTTTCCACCAAGCTGTCAGAGGGAGGTCCCGTAGGACCTCATGTGCTCAAAATGATTGGGTACTCTGAAAACCTAGCTCGTTTGGGATTTGTCCTTGAACAAGAGCTAGTCGTTGATCTTGTGCTGCAATCGTTGCCTGAAAGCTTCAACGGTTTTGTCCAGAACTTTCTAATGAATGATATGGACAAGACACTTCCACAGCTTGCAGCAATGTTGAGAACTGCTGAGAAAAACATGAAGGGAAAAGGAAAGGCTGCTGCCATTTTAATGGTTAATAATGGCAAGTTCAAAAAGCACCATAAGAAGCCTAATAAGTCTAAGGGAAATGGCAAAGGCAAAGCTGTTGCCAAGCCATCAACCAAAGCTTTGAAGCCTACTTGA